One window of the Phalacrocorax aristotelis chromosome 19, bGulAri2.1, whole genome shotgun sequence genome contains the following:
- the NPHP4 gene encoding nephrocystin-4 isoform X2 produces MSEWERVFLQSLAVPPHRQRTRARPPRPAAFRCVLKHLEGAPLAQGAEYQLRLSLFDATYHHFFGRTWRSSQRAARATPPHLARVAFNETIYFHTSLNHPGVAAVVEVVVTAGKGDGGSQHLSCGFGLIPLFGSRSEATDPAAEDRTLKLYHGTPRALLHPRFQDPLEKNKYLTVMEKSHLRYTLKLHQPLETIFHLLPENLPMSGLQTVPGLLPARGDASDCLQKPRLMKPITCYLERLSVQLYPSLEEFEEELLDLLNSDRLLKANAAPDGDGMVVRERRLHVGVHNGLRFVQVPQVAVLVPEAEAMRGGCPGVPGSGARGAGQALVLRSRIHLSEMVPHPAFGVCFQLEYVFCASGRADGKALPGSARSEAADMRSVRWAVWSPDLGAGEADVVLPLRGGAHRGPCQALVYRTPPSSRSSHQGKHVESGTVQFHVSTVSEEHLVTAPEILRKDRDELVKPPTPSLSLPTPLRTAASPRGQGLSVSQLSVPLRGGGQPPAQRSRSSRQEGGITHLEADLSSLGPDSCGGDQLRALPFTPLQVPITAVGLQAGSSRTLLSRASLARLHAAGFPEILDRNQQPVEISVPADPASFSLQLEEADPLQGNEIILQFLAFGRDAQDGMEGTWPRTVFLTFQFYRFPPVTTPRLQLASTDGGPVAGPPVPAQILVRVNKDGTLSTKAPGLQLKYMVDPAFLRPGEQRWFVRYLAEHSLQIDVWDGDSLLLVGSAAVKLESLLRQGQAAVRTHHELEVATTEYEPDATVMGREALRHGALRPLGIRVAVRGRLHLCLANVGHPCEETPGQPPSPLPSRSRVVPAPAGVSSISASSWFSLNAAGGGRVSRARRLVEVDGELAAALHSRRPEVRLAPTAAPSEAAAARRRKLRRMALVRQQEDAGGGRTSWLSGWQEQRARHVRDLQIIDAYREHIKGESISRMLSQAITATHTVHAVLGTAEFFEFTLKNPYGVQHTVTIEVDHPELSVVLDPREWRHFKELTKSITPVEEEMFHLRDDLRPQVYLRPSETVRIPFKYQTFSADPAVVAAQGPAGLGAGADAAVCSLGKSGAGQTKHIQVSFQVSGGKPIALLRVKVEPQPHVVDQTFRFYHPELTFLKKTIRLPPWHTLPGAPVGMPGGQPEMFVRCSDPNIICETKNMGPGEPQDVFLKVAGGPSPQIKKFFVAIYIDPWLAAPVQIWQFYLHSLQRLDVSCTAGQLSRLSLLLRGTPAPRRVRAFTSHPQELEVDPDGAFLLPANGIQDLYIGVRPRRAGSRFIYLNLVDVESHQLVSSWLLCLSCRQPLISKAFEISLPAGGGRGCNKRITYTNPYPSPRLYFLCTNRPDLLQFKEDSFEVAGGEVYTIGLRFAPSQSVGEEEILIHINDHEDKNEETFCVKVLYQ; encoded by the exons ATGAGCGAGTGGGAGCGGGTGTTTCTGCAGAGCCTCGCCGTCCCTCCGCACCGCCAGCGCACACGGGcgcgcccgccgcgccccgccgccttCCGCTGCGTCCTGAAGCACCTGGAAGGGGCCCCCCTCGCCCAG GGAGCTGAGTACCAGCTGCGCCTCTCCCTCTTCGATGCCACCTACCACCACTTCTTTGGGAGGACATGGAGGAGCAGCCAGCGAGCTGCCCGTGCCACCCCGCCGCACCTGGCCAGGGTGGCTTTCAATGAG ACCATTTACTTCCACACCTCCTTGAACCACCCCGGCGTCGCCGCCGTCGTGGAAGTGGTGGTGACAGCTGGGAAAGGGGATGGAGGCTCTCAGCATCTCTCCTGCGGCTTTGGACTCATCCCCCTCTTTGGCAGCAGGTCGGAAGCGACGGACCCAGCCGCTGAGGACAGAAC ACTGAAGCTGTACCATGGGACGCCGCGTGCCTTACTGCACCCGCGCTTCCAGGACCCCCTGGAAA aGAACAAATACCTGACGGTGATGGAGAAGAGCCACCTGCGGTACACCCTGAAGCTCCACCAGCCCCTGGAGACGATATTTCACCTTCTTCCAGAAAACCTTCCGATGTCTGGGCTGCAGACCGTTCCCGGCTTGCTGCCGGCACGTGGAGATGCAA GTGACTGCTTGCAGAAACCCCGGCTGATGAAGCCCATCACCTGCTATCTGGAGAGGCTGTCTGTCCAGCTGTACCCTTCCTTGGAGGAATTTGAGGAAGAACTGCTGGACTTACTGAACAGCGATCGCTTACTTAAG GCCAACGCCGCGCCGGACGGTGATGGGATGGTGGTTCGGGAGCGGCGGCTGCACGTTGGCGTCCACAACGGCCTGCGCTTTGTCCAGGTGCCACAGGTGGCCGTGCTGGTGCCAGAGGCAGAGGCGATGCGGGGTGGCTGCCCAGGGGTGCCTGGCTCCGGAGCCAG GGGTGCAGGGCAAGCCCTGGTGCTGAGGAGCCGCATCCACCTGAGCGAAATGGTCCCTCACCCGGCGTTTGGGGTCTGTTTCCAGCTGGAGTACGTCTTCTGTGCCTCAGGGAGAGCTGACGGGAAG GCCCTGCCCGGCAGCGCCCGCAGCGAGGCGGCCGACATGCGCTCGGTGCGCTGGGCTGTCTGGAGCCCCGACCTGGGCGCCGGCGAGGCAGACGTGGTCCTGCCCCTGCGCGGCGGTGCCCACCGCGGCCCCTGCCAAGCCTTGGTCTACCGGACCCCGCCGAGCAGCAGGAGCTCCCACCAG GGGAAGCACGTGGAGTCTGGGACTGTCCAATTCCATGTTTCCACTGTTTCGGAAGAACATCTTGTAACTGCTCCAGAGATCCTACGTAAAGACCGGGACGAGTTGGTGAAGCCTCCTACGCCATCGCTGA GTCTGCCCACCCCGCTGCGAACGGCAGCCTCCCCGCGGGGACAGGGG CTGTCAGTGTCCCAGCTGTCGGTCCCGCTGCGGGGTGGGGGCCAGCCCCCGGCACAGCGCAGCCGCAGCTCGCGGCAGGAGGGGGGGATCACTCACCTGGAGGCCGACCTCAGCTCCCTGGGCCCAGACTCCTGCGGTGGCGACCAGCTGCGGGCGCTGCCCTTCACCCCGCTGCAGGTGCCCATCactgctgtggggctgcaggcaggcag TTCCCGCACGCTGCTGTCCCGTGCCTCCCTGGCGCGCCTGCATGCTGCCGGCTTCCCGGAGATCCTGGACCGCAACCAGCAGCCAGTGGAAATCTCGGTGCCAGCAGATCCAGCGAGTTtcagcctgcagctggaggaagctGACCCTCTGCAAGGCAATGAAATAATCCTGCAGTTCCTGGCTTTTGGCAG GGATGCCCAGGACGGCATGGAGGGGACATGGCCGAGGACAGTCTTCCTCACTTTCCAGTTCTACCGTTTCCCGCCGGTCACCACGCCGCGGCTGCAGCTGGCCAGCACGGACGGGGGGCCGGTGGCCGGGCCGCCTGTGCCAGCGCAGATCCTCGTCCGGGTGAACAAGGACGGGACCCTCAGCACCA AAGCACCAGGCTTGCAGCTGAAGTACATGGTGGATCCTGCTTTCCTGCGACCCGGGGAGCAGCGCTGGTTTGTGCGGTACCTGGCCGAGCACAGCCTCCAGATTGACGTCTGGGATGGAGACTCCCTGCTCCTGGTTGGGTCTGCTGCCGTCAAACTGGAG TCCCTGCTGCGCCAGGGCCAGGCAGCTGTCAGGACCCACCACGAGCTGGAGGTGGCCACGACCGAGTACGAGCCAGACGCGACGGTGATGGGCCGGGAGGCGCTGCGGCACGGTGCCCTGCGGCCCCTCGGCATCCGCGTGGCAGTGAGGGGCCGCCTCCACCTCTGCCTGGCCAACGTCG GCCATCCGTGCGAGGAGACCCCAGGGCAGCCCCCATCCCCACTGCCGTCCCGCTCCCGCGTCGTGCCCGCACCGGCTGGTGTCAGCAGCATCTCAGCCAGCAGCTGGTTCTCCCTCAACGCCGCTGGCG GCGGGCGGGTGTCGCGGGCGCGGAGGCTGGTGGAGGTGGACGGCGAGTTGGCGGCCGCGCTGCACAGCCGCCGGCCGGAGGTGAGGCTGGCCCCCACGGCTGCCCCCAGCGAGGCCGCGGCTGCCCGCCGGCGCAAGCTACGGCGCATGGCGCTGGTGCGGCAGCAGGAGGACGCCGGCGGCGGGAGGACGTCCTGGCTCTCG GGCTGGCAAGAGCAGCGTGCCCGGCATGTGCGGGATCTCCAGATCATCGACGCCTACCGGGAGCACATCAAGGGCGAGAGCATCTCCCGGATGCTTAGCCAGGCCATCACCGCCACGCACACCGTGCACGCCGTGCTGGGGACGGCTGAGTTCTTTGAGTTCACCCTGAAGAACCCCTACGGCGTCCAGCACACTGTGACCATCGAGGTCGACCACCCTGAGCTCAG CGTCGTACTGGACCCGAGGGAGTGGCGCCACTTCAAGGAGCTGACCAAGAGCATTACACCGGTGGAGGAGGAGATGTTCCACCTCCGTGACGACCTCAGGCCTCAGGTCTACCTGCGCCCCAGCGAGACCGTCCGCATCCCCTTCAAATACCAGACCTTCTCTGCAGACCCCGCGGTCGTCGCGGCACAG GGGCCGGCAGGGCTGGGCGCCGGTGCCGACGCGGCTGTGTGCTCCCTGGGGAAGAGCGGGGCCGGGCAGACAAAGCACATCCAG GTCTCCTTCCAGGTGAGCGGGGGGAAGCCCATCGCACTCCTGCGGGTGAAGGTGGAGCCGCAGCCCCACGTGGTGGACCAGACCTTCCGCTTCTACCACCCGGAGCTCACCTTCCTGAAGAAGACCATTCGGCTGCCTCCCTGGCACACGCTCCCTG GCGCACCAGTGGGGATGCCAGGGGGGCAGCCAGAGATGTTTGTTCGCTGCAGTGACCCCAACATCATTTGCGAAACCAAAAACATG GGGCCTGGGGAGCCGCAGGATGTCTTCTTAAAAGTAGCCGGAGGACCAAGCCCACAGATCAAAAAGTTCTTTGTTGCTATTTATAT AGACCCCTGGCTGGCGGCGCCCGTCCAGATCTGGCAGTTCTACCTGCACTCGCTGCAGCGCCTGGACGTCAGCTGCACGGCCGGGCAACTCAGCcgcctctccctgctgctgcgAGGCACCCCGGCCCCGCGGAGGGTGCGGGCGTTCACCTCCCACCCCCAGGAGCTGGAG GTGGATCCAGACGgcgccttcctcctccctgccaacGGCATCCAGGACCTGTACATCGGCGTGAGGCCTCGGCGGGCTGGCAGCAGGTTCATCTACCTCAACCTGGTGGACGTGGAGTCCCACCAGCTGGTGtcctcctggctgctctgcctgtCCTGCAGGCAGCCCCTCATCTCCAAG GCGTTCGAGATCTCGCTCCCCGCGGGAGGCGGGAGAGGCTGCAACAAGCGCATCACCTACACCAACCCCTACCCCTCGCCCAGGCTCTACTTCTTGTGCACCAACCGGCCTGACCTCCTGCAGTTCAAGGAGGATTCCTTCGAG GTTGCCGGCGGGGAGGTGTACACCATCGGCTTGCGCTTCGCCCCGAGCCAGAGCGTGGGTGAGGAAGAGATCCTGATTCACATCAATGACCATGAGGACAAGAACGAGGAAACCTTCTGTGTGAAGGTCCTCTACCAGTGA
- the NPHP4 gene encoding nephrocystin-4 isoform X1: MSEWERVFLQSLAVPPHRQRTRARPPRPAAFRCVLKHLEGAPLAQGAEYQLRLSLFDATYHHFFGRTWRSSQRAARATPPHLARVAFNETIYFHTSLNHPGVAAVVEVVVTAGKGDGGSQHLSCGFGLIPLFGSRSEATDPAAEDRTLKLYHGTPRALLHPRFQDPLEKNKYLTVMEKSHLRYTLKLHQPLETIFHLLPENLPMSGLQTVPGLLPARGDASDCLQKPRLMKPITCYLERLSVQLYPSLEEFEEELLDLLNSDRLLKGLARGGMLSHPVPPRCPSWKTCLLQANAAPDGDGMVVRERRLHVGVHNGLRFVQVPQVAVLVPEAEAMRGGCPGVPGSGARGAGQALVLRSRIHLSEMVPHPAFGVCFQLEYVFCASGRADGKALPGSARSEAADMRSVRWAVWSPDLGAGEADVVLPLRGGAHRGPCQALVYRTPPSSRSSHQGKHVESGTVQFHVSTVSEEHLVTAPEILRKDRDELVKPPTPSLSLPTPLRTAASPRGQGLSVSQLSVPLRGGGQPPAQRSRSSRQEGGITHLEADLSSLGPDSCGGDQLRALPFTPLQVPITAVGLQAGSSRTLLSRASLARLHAAGFPEILDRNQQPVEISVPADPASFSLQLEEADPLQGNEIILQFLAFGRDAQDGMEGTWPRTVFLTFQFYRFPPVTTPRLQLASTDGGPVAGPPVPAQILVRVNKDGTLSTKAPGLQLKYMVDPAFLRPGEQRWFVRYLAEHSLQIDVWDGDSLLLVGSAAVKLESLLRQGQAAVRTHHELEVATTEYEPDATVMGREALRHGALRPLGIRVAVRGRLHLCLANVGHPCEETPGQPPSPLPSRSRVVPAPAGVSSISASSWFSLNAAGGGRVSRARRLVEVDGELAAALHSRRPEVRLAPTAAPSEAAAARRRKLRRMALVRQQEDAGGGRTSWLSGWQEQRARHVRDLQIIDAYREHIKGESISRMLSQAITATHTVHAVLGTAEFFEFTLKNPYGVQHTVTIEVDHPELSVVLDPREWRHFKELTKSITPVEEEMFHLRDDLRPQVYLRPSETVRIPFKYQTFSADPAVVAAQGPAGLGAGADAAVCSLGKSGAGQTKHIQVSFQVSGGKPIALLRVKVEPQPHVVDQTFRFYHPELTFLKKTIRLPPWHTLPGAPVGMPGGQPEMFVRCSDPNIICETKNMGPGEPQDVFLKVAGGPSPQIKKFFVAIYIDPWLAAPVQIWQFYLHSLQRLDVSCTAGQLSRLSLLLRGTPAPRRVRAFTSHPQELEVDPDGAFLLPANGIQDLYIGVRPRRAGSRFIYLNLVDVESHQLVSSWLLCLSCRQPLISKAFEISLPAGGGRGCNKRITYTNPYPSPRLYFLCTNRPDLLQFKEDSFEVAGGEVYTIGLRFAPSQSVGEEEILIHINDHEDKNEETFCVKVLYQ; the protein is encoded by the exons ATGAGCGAGTGGGAGCGGGTGTTTCTGCAGAGCCTCGCCGTCCCTCCGCACCGCCAGCGCACACGGGcgcgcccgccgcgccccgccgccttCCGCTGCGTCCTGAAGCACCTGGAAGGGGCCCCCCTCGCCCAG GGAGCTGAGTACCAGCTGCGCCTCTCCCTCTTCGATGCCACCTACCACCACTTCTTTGGGAGGACATGGAGGAGCAGCCAGCGAGCTGCCCGTGCCACCCCGCCGCACCTGGCCAGGGTGGCTTTCAATGAG ACCATTTACTTCCACACCTCCTTGAACCACCCCGGCGTCGCCGCCGTCGTGGAAGTGGTGGTGACAGCTGGGAAAGGGGATGGAGGCTCTCAGCATCTCTCCTGCGGCTTTGGACTCATCCCCCTCTTTGGCAGCAGGTCGGAAGCGACGGACCCAGCCGCTGAGGACAGAAC ACTGAAGCTGTACCATGGGACGCCGCGTGCCTTACTGCACCCGCGCTTCCAGGACCCCCTGGAAA aGAACAAATACCTGACGGTGATGGAGAAGAGCCACCTGCGGTACACCCTGAAGCTCCACCAGCCCCTGGAGACGATATTTCACCTTCTTCCAGAAAACCTTCCGATGTCTGGGCTGCAGACCGTTCCCGGCTTGCTGCCGGCACGTGGAGATGCAA GTGACTGCTTGCAGAAACCCCGGCTGATGAAGCCCATCACCTGCTATCTGGAGAGGCTGTCTGTCCAGCTGTACCCTTCCTTGGAGGAATTTGAGGAAGAACTGCTGGACTTACTGAACAGCGATCGCTTACTTAAG GGGTTGGCACGGGGAGGGATGCTGAGCCACCCTGTGCCACCTCGCTGCCCGAGCTGGAAAACTTGCCTGTTGCAGGCCAACGCCGCGCCGGACGGTGATGGGATGGTGGTTCGGGAGCGGCGGCTGCACGTTGGCGTCCACAACGGCCTGCGCTTTGTCCAGGTGCCACAGGTGGCCGTGCTGGTGCCAGAGGCAGAGGCGATGCGGGGTGGCTGCCCAGGGGTGCCTGGCTCCGGAGCCAG GGGTGCAGGGCAAGCCCTGGTGCTGAGGAGCCGCATCCACCTGAGCGAAATGGTCCCTCACCCGGCGTTTGGGGTCTGTTTCCAGCTGGAGTACGTCTTCTGTGCCTCAGGGAGAGCTGACGGGAAG GCCCTGCCCGGCAGCGCCCGCAGCGAGGCGGCCGACATGCGCTCGGTGCGCTGGGCTGTCTGGAGCCCCGACCTGGGCGCCGGCGAGGCAGACGTGGTCCTGCCCCTGCGCGGCGGTGCCCACCGCGGCCCCTGCCAAGCCTTGGTCTACCGGACCCCGCCGAGCAGCAGGAGCTCCCACCAG GGGAAGCACGTGGAGTCTGGGACTGTCCAATTCCATGTTTCCACTGTTTCGGAAGAACATCTTGTAACTGCTCCAGAGATCCTACGTAAAGACCGGGACGAGTTGGTGAAGCCTCCTACGCCATCGCTGA GTCTGCCCACCCCGCTGCGAACGGCAGCCTCCCCGCGGGGACAGGGG CTGTCAGTGTCCCAGCTGTCGGTCCCGCTGCGGGGTGGGGGCCAGCCCCCGGCACAGCGCAGCCGCAGCTCGCGGCAGGAGGGGGGGATCACTCACCTGGAGGCCGACCTCAGCTCCCTGGGCCCAGACTCCTGCGGTGGCGACCAGCTGCGGGCGCTGCCCTTCACCCCGCTGCAGGTGCCCATCactgctgtggggctgcaggcaggcag TTCCCGCACGCTGCTGTCCCGTGCCTCCCTGGCGCGCCTGCATGCTGCCGGCTTCCCGGAGATCCTGGACCGCAACCAGCAGCCAGTGGAAATCTCGGTGCCAGCAGATCCAGCGAGTTtcagcctgcagctggaggaagctGACCCTCTGCAAGGCAATGAAATAATCCTGCAGTTCCTGGCTTTTGGCAG GGATGCCCAGGACGGCATGGAGGGGACATGGCCGAGGACAGTCTTCCTCACTTTCCAGTTCTACCGTTTCCCGCCGGTCACCACGCCGCGGCTGCAGCTGGCCAGCACGGACGGGGGGCCGGTGGCCGGGCCGCCTGTGCCAGCGCAGATCCTCGTCCGGGTGAACAAGGACGGGACCCTCAGCACCA AAGCACCAGGCTTGCAGCTGAAGTACATGGTGGATCCTGCTTTCCTGCGACCCGGGGAGCAGCGCTGGTTTGTGCGGTACCTGGCCGAGCACAGCCTCCAGATTGACGTCTGGGATGGAGACTCCCTGCTCCTGGTTGGGTCTGCTGCCGTCAAACTGGAG TCCCTGCTGCGCCAGGGCCAGGCAGCTGTCAGGACCCACCACGAGCTGGAGGTGGCCACGACCGAGTACGAGCCAGACGCGACGGTGATGGGCCGGGAGGCGCTGCGGCACGGTGCCCTGCGGCCCCTCGGCATCCGCGTGGCAGTGAGGGGCCGCCTCCACCTCTGCCTGGCCAACGTCG GCCATCCGTGCGAGGAGACCCCAGGGCAGCCCCCATCCCCACTGCCGTCCCGCTCCCGCGTCGTGCCCGCACCGGCTGGTGTCAGCAGCATCTCAGCCAGCAGCTGGTTCTCCCTCAACGCCGCTGGCG GCGGGCGGGTGTCGCGGGCGCGGAGGCTGGTGGAGGTGGACGGCGAGTTGGCGGCCGCGCTGCACAGCCGCCGGCCGGAGGTGAGGCTGGCCCCCACGGCTGCCCCCAGCGAGGCCGCGGCTGCCCGCCGGCGCAAGCTACGGCGCATGGCGCTGGTGCGGCAGCAGGAGGACGCCGGCGGCGGGAGGACGTCCTGGCTCTCG GGCTGGCAAGAGCAGCGTGCCCGGCATGTGCGGGATCTCCAGATCATCGACGCCTACCGGGAGCACATCAAGGGCGAGAGCATCTCCCGGATGCTTAGCCAGGCCATCACCGCCACGCACACCGTGCACGCCGTGCTGGGGACGGCTGAGTTCTTTGAGTTCACCCTGAAGAACCCCTACGGCGTCCAGCACACTGTGACCATCGAGGTCGACCACCCTGAGCTCAG CGTCGTACTGGACCCGAGGGAGTGGCGCCACTTCAAGGAGCTGACCAAGAGCATTACACCGGTGGAGGAGGAGATGTTCCACCTCCGTGACGACCTCAGGCCTCAGGTCTACCTGCGCCCCAGCGAGACCGTCCGCATCCCCTTCAAATACCAGACCTTCTCTGCAGACCCCGCGGTCGTCGCGGCACAG GGGCCGGCAGGGCTGGGCGCCGGTGCCGACGCGGCTGTGTGCTCCCTGGGGAAGAGCGGGGCCGGGCAGACAAAGCACATCCAG GTCTCCTTCCAGGTGAGCGGGGGGAAGCCCATCGCACTCCTGCGGGTGAAGGTGGAGCCGCAGCCCCACGTGGTGGACCAGACCTTCCGCTTCTACCACCCGGAGCTCACCTTCCTGAAGAAGACCATTCGGCTGCCTCCCTGGCACACGCTCCCTG GCGCACCAGTGGGGATGCCAGGGGGGCAGCCAGAGATGTTTGTTCGCTGCAGTGACCCCAACATCATTTGCGAAACCAAAAACATG GGGCCTGGGGAGCCGCAGGATGTCTTCTTAAAAGTAGCCGGAGGACCAAGCCCACAGATCAAAAAGTTCTTTGTTGCTATTTATAT AGACCCCTGGCTGGCGGCGCCCGTCCAGATCTGGCAGTTCTACCTGCACTCGCTGCAGCGCCTGGACGTCAGCTGCACGGCCGGGCAACTCAGCcgcctctccctgctgctgcgAGGCACCCCGGCCCCGCGGAGGGTGCGGGCGTTCACCTCCCACCCCCAGGAGCTGGAG GTGGATCCAGACGgcgccttcctcctccctgccaacGGCATCCAGGACCTGTACATCGGCGTGAGGCCTCGGCGGGCTGGCAGCAGGTTCATCTACCTCAACCTGGTGGACGTGGAGTCCCACCAGCTGGTGtcctcctggctgctctgcctgtCCTGCAGGCAGCCCCTCATCTCCAAG GCGTTCGAGATCTCGCTCCCCGCGGGAGGCGGGAGAGGCTGCAACAAGCGCATCACCTACACCAACCCCTACCCCTCGCCCAGGCTCTACTTCTTGTGCACCAACCGGCCTGACCTCCTGCAGTTCAAGGAGGATTCCTTCGAG GTTGCCGGCGGGGAGGTGTACACCATCGGCTTGCGCTTCGCCCCGAGCCAGAGCGTGGGTGAGGAAGAGATCCTGATTCACATCAATGACCATGAGGACAAGAACGAGGAAACCTTCTGTGTGAAGGTCCTCTACCAGTGA